The following coding sequences are from one Novosphingobium sp. KACC 22771 window:
- a CDS encoding NAD(P)H-dependent flavin oxidoreductase — MSFKGLQPILYGGREVWPLVEGGKGVAATNHASSGAWAAAGGIGTVSAVNADSYDPEGKIIPQIYHAMTRQGRHEELIRYAIDGAVEQVKRAYDIASGRGAININVLWEMGGAQQVLEGVLERTKGLVTGVTCGAGMPYKLSEIAARFNVHYLPIVSSGRAFRALWKRAYHKVAELMAAVVYEDPWLAGGHNGLSNAEDPTKPQDPYPRVKQLRETMRAEGVPDSVPIVMAGGVWFLREWENWIDNPELGQIVFQFGTRPLLTEESPIPQAWKDHLRTLEPGDVLLHKFSPTGFYSSAVKNPFLMSLVARSERQIPYSKVEAGDHTVQLDVGVKGKNFWVTPCDRARAHQWVNEGFVEALRTPDDTVIFVSKAEREEIRKDQADCMGCLSHCGFSSWKDHDDWTTGRMADPRSFCIQKSLQNIAHGGDINENLMFAGHAAYRFKQDPFYSNNFTPTVKQLVDRILTGD, encoded by the coding sequence ATGAGTTTCAAGGGTTTGCAGCCGATCCTTTATGGTGGTCGTGAGGTTTGGCCGCTGGTGGAAGGCGGCAAGGGCGTGGCGGCGACAAATCATGCCAGCTCGGGCGCGTGGGCCGCTGCGGGTGGCATCGGCACGGTCAGCGCGGTTAACGCCGACAGCTATGATCCCGAAGGCAAGATCATCCCCCAGATCTATCATGCGATGACCCGACAGGGGCGCCATGAGGAACTGATCCGCTATGCCATTGATGGCGCTGTGGAACAGGTGAAGCGCGCCTATGACATTGCCTCGGGGCGCGGGGCGATCAACATCAACGTCCTGTGGGAAATGGGCGGGGCGCAGCAGGTTCTCGAAGGCGTGCTCGAACGCACCAAGGGGTTGGTGACGGGCGTGACCTGTGGGGCGGGCATGCCGTACAAGCTTTCCGAGATCGCGGCGCGCTTCAATGTGCATTATCTGCCGATCGTGTCTTCGGGCCGCGCCTTCCGCGCGCTGTGGAAGCGGGCCTATCACAAGGTGGCCGAGCTGATGGCGGCGGTGGTCTATGAAGACCCCTGGCTGGCGGGCGGACACAACGGTCTGTCGAATGCGGAAGACCCGACCAAGCCGCAGGATCCTTATCCCCGGGTTAAGCAACTTCGCGAAACCATGCGCGCCGAGGGCGTGCCTGACAGCGTTCCCATCGTGATGGCGGGCGGCGTGTGGTTCCTGCGCGAATGGGAAAACTGGATTGATAATCCTGAACTTGGCCAGATCGTTTTCCAGTTCGGCACGCGTCCGCTGCTGACCGAGGAAAGCCCGATTCCGCAGGCGTGGAAGGACCACCTGCGCACGCTCGAACCGGGCGACGTGCTGCTGCACAAGTTTTCGCCCACGGGCTTCTATTCCTCGGCGGTCAAGAATCCTTTCCTGATGAGCCTGGTTGCGCGCAGCGAGCGCCAGATCCCCTATTCGAAGGTGGAAGCGGGCGATCACACGGTGCAGCTTGACGTGGGCGTAAAGGGCAAGAACTTCTGGGTGACGCCCTGCGACCGCGCCCGCGCGCATCAGTGGGTGAACGAGGGCTTTGTCGAGGCTCTGCGCACGCCCGACGACACGGTGATCTTCGTATCGAAGGCCGAGCGCGAGGAAATCCGCAAGGATCAGGCCGACTGCATGGGCTGCCTCTCGCATTGCGGTTTTTCCAGCTGGAAAGACCATGATGACTGGACCACGGGCCGCATGGCCGACCCGCGCAGCTTCTGCATCCAGAAGAGCCTGCAGAACATCGCCCATGGCGGCGACATCAACGAAAACCTGATGTTTGCCGGTCATGCGGCCTATCGCTTCAAGCAGGACCCGTTCTATTCGAACAACTTCACCCCCACGGTGAAGCAGTTGGTGGATCGCATCCTGACCGGCGATTGA